In Corallococcus caeni, the following are encoded in one genomic region:
- the egtD gene encoding L-histidine N(alpha)-methyltransferase: MRMRTEQGESRVAEGGSGPGVKVDVHVKPGDAQRALRAEVLEGLCRGPKELSPKWLYDERGSQLFDDITRLPEYYPTRREREILRAHADDVARLSGADTLVELGSGTSEKTRLLLDAMDAAGQLQRFVPFDVSEAFLRKAAENLSREYPRITVHAVVGDFEQHLGRIPGGGRRLVAFLGGTIGNLKPAQRALFLRELASGLKPGDGLLLGTDLIKDRERLFAAYNDSAGVTADFNRNVLRVLNRELKADFDPEAFEHLAPFDEANKWIEMRLISRKAQSVWLADLGRRVDFAEGECLRTEVSCKFCREQVQAELSDAGLDLAAWWTDAEGDFALSLAMKR, from the coding sequence ATGAGGATGAGGACGGAGCAGGGCGAGTCACGCGTCGCGGAAGGCGGCTCGGGGCCGGGCGTGAAGGTGGACGTGCACGTGAAGCCCGGGGACGCGCAGCGCGCGCTCCGCGCGGAGGTGCTGGAGGGGCTGTGCCGCGGGCCCAAGGAGCTGAGCCCCAAGTGGCTCTACGACGAGCGCGGCAGCCAGCTCTTCGACGACATCACCCGCCTGCCGGAGTACTACCCGACGCGCCGCGAGCGCGAAATCCTCCGCGCCCACGCGGACGACGTCGCGCGGCTGAGCGGCGCGGACACGCTGGTGGAATTGGGCAGCGGCACCAGTGAGAAGACGCGCCTCTTGCTGGACGCCATGGACGCGGCCGGGCAGCTCCAGCGCTTCGTGCCCTTCGACGTGAGCGAGGCGTTCCTGCGCAAGGCCGCGGAGAACCTCTCGCGCGAGTACCCGCGCATCACCGTGCACGCGGTGGTGGGCGACTTCGAGCAGCACCTGGGCCGCATCCCGGGCGGCGGCCGGCGGCTCGTCGCGTTCCTGGGCGGCACCATCGGCAACCTGAAGCCCGCGCAGCGCGCGCTGTTCCTGCGCGAGCTGGCGTCGGGGCTCAAGCCGGGGGACGGGCTCTTGCTGGGCACGGACCTCATCAAGGACCGCGAGCGCCTCTTCGCCGCCTACAACGACAGCGCGGGCGTGACGGCGGACTTCAACCGCAACGTGCTGCGCGTGCTCAACCGCGAGCTGAAGGCGGACTTCGACCCGGAGGCCTTCGAGCACCTGGCCCCGTTCGACGAGGCGAACAAGTGGATTGAGATGCGGCTCATCTCCCGCAAGGCCCAGTCCGTGTGGCTGGCGGACCTGGGGCGGCGCGTGGACTTCGCGGAGGGCGAATGTCTGCGCACGGAGGTGAGCTGCAAGTTCTGTCGCGAGCAGGTGCAGGCGGAGCTCAGCGACGCGGGCCTCGACCTGGCCGCGTGGTGGACGGACGCGGAAGGGGACTTCGCGCTGTCGCTGGCGATGAAGCGCTGA
- a CDS encoding ParB/RepB/Spo0J family partition protein gives MQKNADTQKRALGRGLSALIPQAAPAAPAPAAPPKAGVLKLAIESIHRDTLQPRRHFDETKLHELTESIKAQGLLQPILVRKNPNKGGDGYLIIAGERRWRASQAAGLKEIPAIVREVTEAESFELALVENLQRADLNPIEEADGYRRLVEEFKLTQEQVAQKVGKERSTVANALRLLALPPDVKAMVADGSLSMGHARALLGVPRLPELQNLAKQVTEKKLSVRDTERLVQQGKSAKGGKDAGKPAPKVSPQVKSLTEELQRRLGTKVRLTEKSPGKGTLEVDFFSYDDLDRLLKLLRKE, from the coding sequence GTGCAGAAGAACGCAGACACCCAGAAGCGCGCCCTGGGCCGGGGCCTCTCCGCCCTCATCCCCCAGGCCGCCCCCGCCGCTCCGGCGCCCGCCGCGCCTCCGAAGGCCGGCGTGCTCAAGCTGGCCATCGAGTCCATCCACCGCGACACGCTCCAGCCCCGCCGCCACTTCGACGAGACGAAGCTCCACGAGCTCACCGAGTCCATCAAGGCGCAGGGCCTGCTCCAGCCCATCCTCGTCCGCAAGAACCCGAACAAGGGCGGTGACGGCTACCTCATCATCGCGGGCGAGCGCCGCTGGCGCGCCTCCCAGGCCGCGGGGCTCAAGGAGATCCCCGCCATCGTGCGCGAGGTCACGGAGGCGGAGTCCTTCGAGCTCGCCCTGGTGGAGAACCTCCAGCGCGCGGACCTGAACCCCATCGAAGAGGCGGACGGCTACCGGCGCCTGGTGGAGGAGTTCAAGCTCACGCAGGAGCAGGTGGCCCAGAAGGTGGGCAAGGAGCGCTCCACCGTCGCGAACGCGCTGCGCCTCCTGGCCCTGCCCCCGGACGTGAAGGCCATGGTGGCGGACGGGTCGCTGTCCATGGGCCACGCGCGCGCGCTCCTGGGCGTGCCCCGGCTGCCGGAGCTCCAGAACCTGGCGAAGCAGGTGACGGAGAAGAAGCTGTCCGTGCGCGACACGGAGCGGCTGGTGCAGCAGGGCAAGTCCGCGAAGGGCGGCAAGGACGCCGGGAAGCCGGCGCCCAAGGTGAGCCCCCAGGTGAAGTCGCTCACCGAGGAGCTGCAGCGCCGGTTGGGCACCAAGGTTCGTCTGACGGAGAAAAGCCCGGGAAAAGGCACCCTGGAAGTCGACTTCTTCTCCTACGATGACCTGGACAGGCTGTTGAAGCTTCTGAGGAAGGAGTAG
- a CDS encoding polymer-forming cytoskeletal protein — MALLGGKKDEAPSKPLFKREEDFVSTRPGEVHTLLGKGSEFEGKLSFEGQVRIDGKFKGQIITKDVLVIGDGAQVNGDIQAGTVIINGTVEGNVRATQLIELKATGQIRGDIESPALTMERGASFDGNSKMRSQGKGGGNPPAPGEKK; from the coding sequence GTGGCGCTCCTTGGCGGGAAGAAGGACGAAGCACCCAGCAAGCCCCTGTTCAAACGGGAGGAGGATTTCGTGTCAACGCGTCCGGGTGAGGTTCACACGCTTCTGGGTAAGGGAAGCGAGTTCGAGGGGAAGCTCTCCTTCGAAGGGCAGGTCCGCATCGACGGCAAGTTCAAGGGGCAGATCATCACCAAGGACGTGCTCGTGATTGGTGATGGCGCCCAGGTGAACGGGGATATCCAGGCCGGCACCGTCATCATCAACGGCACCGTGGAAGGCAACGTGCGCGCCACGCAGCTCATCGAGCTGAAGGCGACGGGGCAGATCCGCGGCGACATCGAGTCGCCGGCGCTGACCATGGAGCGCGGCGCGTCCTTCGACGGCAATTCCAAGATGCGGAGCCAGGGCAAGGGCGGCGGAAACCCGCCCGCGCCCGGAGAGAAGAAGTAG
- a CDS encoding CoA-binding protein gives MDDWRKNLIEDAAGIDALLARTKRVAVLGIRPEAQADKPAHAIPKFLKDHGFTVLPVPTHGEQGSILGEPISASVKDVPGEVDVVQVFLRPGDIDAHVDAMLAKKPHAVWFQLGIRNDAAAERLARAGIRVVQDHCMKVEWKKRHPEGR, from the coding sequence ATGGACGACTGGCGCAAGAACCTCATCGAAGACGCGGCGGGCATCGACGCGCTGCTCGCGCGCACGAAGCGCGTCGCCGTGCTGGGCATCCGCCCGGAGGCCCAGGCGGACAAGCCCGCGCACGCCATCCCGAAGTTCCTCAAGGACCACGGCTTCACCGTGCTGCCCGTACCCACGCACGGCGAGCAGGGGAGCATCCTGGGCGAGCCCATCTCAGCGTCGGTGAAGGACGTGCCCGGAGAGGTGGACGTGGTGCAGGTCTTCCTGCGGCCTGGCGACATCGACGCGCACGTGGACGCGATGCTGGCGAAGAAGCCGCATGCCGTGTGGTTCCAGCTGGGCATCCGCAACGACGCCGCGGCCGAGCGGCTGGCCCGCGCGGGGATCCGCGTGGTGCAGGACCACTGCATGAAGGTGGAGTGGAAGAAGCGCCACCCGGAAGGCCGATAA
- a CDS encoding response regulator, which produces MAKPVPHKPVLVVEDDEDARAAIAEILEAEGYEVAVAANGREALDELQHLPAPSLILLDLRMPVMDGPEFLRHLRADWPRLKAVPVLLLSGVGVEPLPDTGGLLKKPIVPDELVATVGRLSGRTA; this is translated from the coding sequence ATGGCCAAGCCCGTGCCGCACAAGCCCGTGCTCGTGGTGGAGGACGACGAGGATGCTCGCGCCGCCATCGCCGAAATCCTGGAAGCCGAAGGCTACGAGGTCGCCGTCGCCGCCAATGGCCGCGAGGCCCTGGACGAGCTCCAGCACCTGCCCGCGCCCAGCCTCATCCTCCTGGACCTGCGGATGCCGGTGATGGATGGCCCGGAGTTCCTGCGCCACCTGCGCGCGGACTGGCCCCGGCTCAAGGCCGTGCCGGTGCTGCTCTTGTCGGGCGTGGGCGTGGAGCCGCTGCCGGACACGGGCGGCCTGTTGAAGAAGCCCATCGTCCCGGACGAGCTGGTGGCCACCGTGGGGCGGCTGTCCGGCCGCACCGCCTGA
- the egtB gene encoding ergothioneine biosynthesis protein EgtB has protein sequence MSLRSLEQPIPRAREASPWKARAWRELEAGRERIQAMLAPLPEAELMRQHSPLMSPLVWDVAHVANYEEQWLLRTLGAPAFTDPAFDAIYDAFRHPRGTRATLPLLEPEAAWAYATRVRSAVAAHLETLPEDSADPLLHGGFVFGMVAQHAQQHAETLAATLQLMTQVEYRPLEGPRPRPGAVPQHEVFIPGGPVHLGSDDAWAYDNERPRHVVDVAPFLLDAHPVTTGDFLVFVESGGYEDPRWWDPKGFAWIQAERIRHPLFWIPQGNHVWLRRRFGTVEPLPKDEPVQHVSWYEADAYARWAGKRLPTEAEWEKAAQGSDGVSRAHPWGDAAPTDAHANLGGTRWGPSPVGSHPAGRSADGVFGLLGDVWEWTASDFQPYAGFQAFPYREYSEVFFGDASKVLRGGAWASAPVAVRNSFRNWDFPIRRQIFAGFRCARDVR, from the coding sequence ATGTCGCTGAGGAGCCTGGAGCAACCCATCCCCCGTGCCCGCGAGGCCTCGCCCTGGAAGGCCCGTGCCTGGCGGGAGCTGGAGGCGGGGCGCGAACGCATCCAGGCGATGCTCGCGCCGCTGCCGGAGGCGGAGCTGATGCGGCAGCACTCGCCGCTCATGTCCCCGCTGGTCTGGGACGTGGCCCACGTGGCCAACTATGAAGAGCAGTGGCTGTTGCGCACGCTGGGGGCCCCGGCCTTCACGGACCCCGCGTTCGACGCCATCTACGACGCCTTCCGCCACCCGCGCGGCACCCGCGCCACGCTGCCCCTGCTGGAGCCGGAGGCCGCCTGGGCCTACGCCACCCGCGTGCGCTCGGCCGTGGCCGCGCACCTGGAGACGCTGCCCGAGGACAGCGCGGATCCGCTGCTCCACGGCGGCTTCGTCTTCGGCATGGTGGCGCAGCACGCGCAGCAGCACGCGGAGACGCTGGCCGCCACGCTGCAACTGATGACGCAGGTGGAGTACCGCCCGCTGGAGGGGCCCCGCCCCCGGCCCGGCGCCGTGCCCCAGCACGAGGTCTTCATCCCGGGCGGCCCGGTGCACCTGGGCAGCGACGACGCGTGGGCCTACGACAACGAGCGCCCCCGGCACGTCGTGGACGTGGCGCCCTTCCTCCTGGACGCGCACCCCGTCACCACGGGGGACTTCCTCGTGTTCGTGGAGTCCGGCGGCTACGAGGATCCGCGGTGGTGGGATCCGAAAGGCTTCGCCTGGATTCAAGCGGAGCGGATCCGCCACCCGCTCTTCTGGATCCCGCAGGGGAACCACGTCTGGCTGCGCCGCCGCTTCGGCACGGTGGAGCCGCTGCCCAAGGACGAACCGGTGCAGCACGTGTCCTGGTACGAGGCGGACGCGTACGCGCGCTGGGCCGGCAAGCGCCTGCCCACGGAGGCCGAGTGGGAGAAGGCCGCGCAGGGCAGTGACGGCGTCTCTCGCGCGCACCCCTGGGGGGACGCCGCGCCCACGGACGCGCACGCCAACCTGGGCGGGACGCGCTGGGGCCCGTCGCCCGTGGGCAGCCACCCCGCGGGACGCAGCGCGGACGGTGTCTTCGGCCTCCTGGGCGACGTCTGGGAATGGACCGCCAGCGACTTCCAGCCGTACGCGGGCTTCCAGGCCTTTCCGTACCGCGAGTACTCGGAGGTCTTCTTCGGCGACGCGTCCAAGGTGCTGCGGGGCGGCGCCTGGGCGAGCGCGCCGGTGGCAGTGCGCAACAGCTTCCGCAACTGGGATTTCCCCATCCGCCGGCAGATCTTCGCCGGCTTTCGCTGTGCACGGGACGTGAGGTGA